A genomic segment from Aegilops tauschii subsp. strangulata cultivar AL8/78 chromosome 1, Aet v6.0, whole genome shotgun sequence encodes:
- the LOC141031387 gene encoding uncharacterized protein — protein MAEKVVARHARWDDHSYEQVVGSRRVQAPGAVLTPLSARQGNLRIPKPELEAELKHGYSSRMLKHLHAQPMQVHSHDYDGDRQGHKQAISLMVPVVLNGEQEPVVARREGLGPDGDVEEAGEERDAERDEGGPHYKVRRERHGSGRSIYLNLKEQ, from the exons ATGGCGGAG AAAGTCGTTGCACGGCACGCCCGGTGGGACGACCACTCCTACGAGCAGGTGGTCGGCTCGCGCCGCGTGCAAGCCCCCGGGGCTGTTTTGACACCACTATCCGCGCGGCAAGGCAACCTCCGCATCCCCAAGCCCGAGCTAGAGGCGGAGCTGAAG CACGGCTACTCCTCACGCATGCTTAAACATCTTCATGCTCAGCCAATGCAGGTACACAGCCACGATTATGACGGGGACCGTCAGGGGCACAAGCAAGCA ATATCACTGATGGTACCTGTCGTTTTGAACGGCGAGCAAGAACCAGTTGTCGCTCGGCGCGAGGGCCTTGGACCAGACGGCGACGTAGAGGAAGCCGGCGAGGAGCGCGACGCCGAGCGCGACGAAGGCGGACCCCATTACAAGGTTCGCAGGGAGAGGCATGGCTCCGGTCGATCGATCTATCTGAATCTGAAAGAGCAATAA